The genomic window TGAGCATAGGTACCCTGTTTACCCTGTTCGTACTGCCGGTGATCTACACCTTCCTGGCCTCACGCCACCGTCCGCTGCCGGAGTTTGACGAAACCCAGGCACCCAAGGCGCTGGCCGGCCACTAAGCCAACTGTAATCCGCAAAAGGGCTGCATCACGCAGCCCTTTTTGTTTATGGGCCATGCTGTAAGGGCAATGCCGCCAACAGGGAGAAAAGAATGACGCTTTGGATATTGCTGGCGCTGGGTATTGGCCTGGTGCTGGTGCTCGGCCAGAACCGGGCCCAAAACGAACTGGAAAACCGGGTGGAACAACTGCAGGCCGAACAGCGCCGGCTGCTGGAACGCATTACCACCCTGGAGAAGCTGGTGCTGGAAAAGGAAAAACGCCGCCCCTTTGAAGAGCTGTGACCGTCTCCCTTGCACCGTTCCAGTCATGAGAAGCTGTGATCAGGCCCCTTGCTCCGCTCAAACCGGCTGCCTACACTGCCTGTCTCATTGCGCGGGACGATCCTATGAAGAATCAGAAAAAAGCCTACCTGTTCGGGCTGGGAGCGGTGGCCTGCTGGTCTACCGTGGCCAGTGCCTTTAAACTTTCGCTCGATTATTTTGATCCGGCCCAGCTGTTGCTGGTGGCGACGAGCAGCTCCTTGCTGCTACTGCTCGGCCTGCTGGCACGCCAGGGCAAGCTGCACCTGCTGGGGCGCACCCTGAAACAGCGCCCCGGCTACTACGCCCTGCTGGGGCTGATTAACCCGGCGCTCTACTACCTGGTGCTGTTTCAGGCCTACGACCTGCTGCCGGCCCAGCAGGCCCAGACCCTCAATTATACCTGGGCCATCACCCTCACCCTGCTGGCGGTGCCCTTTCTGGGCCAGACCATTCGCCGCCAGGACTGGGTAGCCATCGTGCTCGGCTACCTGGGCGCCATGGTGATCGCCACCAAGGGCAATTTGCTCAGCCTGAATTTCGAAAGCCCGCTGGGTGTAGCCCTGGCGCTGGGCTCCACCCTGCTGTGGGCCGGCTACTGGATCCTCAACACCCGCAACCAGGCCGATCCCCTGGTGACCCTTACCTTAAGCTTTTTGCTGGGGCTGCCGGTGATCGTGCTGGCCACCGCCTGGCTGTCGGACTTCGCCCTCACCGCCTGGCAGGGCTGGGTAGGCGCCATCTATGTGGGTCTGTTTGAGATGGGCTTTGCCTTTGTGATGTGGCTGCTGGCCCTGCGCCACGCCGAAAACACCGCCCGCATTTCCAACCTGATTTTTATCTCGCCCTTTGCCTCTCTGGTGCTGCTGCGGCTGCTGGTGGGCGAGCAAATCTACCCCGCCACTCTGGTGGGCCTGGTGATGATAGTGACCGCCCTGCTGATCCAGCAATGGCGCCCCCGGGGGCGGTTTGCCAAGCCCTCAAGCGCGGAGTAGAGTGAGCGAAACGCGGCGAAAGCACGCTCACGCCGGCCGGTGCCATTCCACATTTAAAAGACCTTGTTAAGGAATCAACATGACCCACGCCCAACGCCTTGCGAATGTTCGTGACGACATGCGGCTGCAGCAACTGGACGCCTTTATCGTGCCCCACGACGACGAGCATCTGGGTGAATACATTCCTCCCTATGCCGAACGCCTGGCCTGGCTCACCGGCTTTACCGGCTCTGCCGGCGCCGCCGTGGTGCTGACCGGCAAGGCGGCGGTATTTGTGGATGGCCGCTATACCGTGCAGGTACGCCACCAGTGCGACGCCGGCCTGTTCGAATACCGCCATTTAATCCAGGAGCCGGTGCTCGACTATGTGCTGAGCGAGCTGGCCGCCGGTTCCCGGGTGGGCTTTGATCCGCGCCTGCACAGCCGGGGCTGGTTTGATGCCGCCAACAAGAAACTGGCCGCCCGCGACCTGAAGCTGGTGCCGGTCGGCGTCAACCCCATCGACAAGCACTGGCACGACAGGCCCGAACCCGATATTCAGCCCGCCCTGCTGCTGAGCCAGGACTATAGCGGCCAGCACAGCGAGGCCAAGCGCAACCGTATTGCCGAACGGCTGGCCGCCAACAACATAGATGCCCAGTTACTGACCCAGGCCGAGCCCATCAACTGGCTGCTCAATATTCGCGGTCGCGATATTCCCTGCCTGCCGGCGGTGCTGAGCTTTGCCCTGCTGCACAACGACGGCGCCGTGCAGCTGTTTGCCGAGCCCGCCAAGTTCAACGGCCTGGATCTCGCCGGCCACAGTGGCCATAACGTCACCCTGGCCCCCATCTGCGAGCTGGAAAGCGCCCTGTGTGCACTGGGCCAGCAGGGCGCCCGGGTACAACTCGACCCCGCCACCGCCAACGCCTGGAGCAGCCTGGTGCTGGAGCAGGCCGGCGCCGAGCTGGTGTTTGCCGACGACCCCTGCATGCTGCCCAAGGCCTGCAAAAACCCGGTGGAAGTGCAGGGCAGCCGTGCCGCCCACCTGCGTGACGGCGCCGCCGTGTGCCGCTTTCTGGCATGGCTCGATCGCCGCCTCGCCGAGCCTCACCCGGAGCGGGAAGACGAAGGCACCCTGGCCGACCGGCTGCAGGCGCTGCGGGCGCAAGCCCCCGAGTTTGTAGAAGCCAGCTTCAGCACCATCTCGGCGCTGGGCCCCAACGCCGCCATGTGCCACTACCATCATGGCAACGGCACCCCACGCACACTGGGGCAGGACGCCATCTACCTGGTGGACTCCGGCGGCCAGTATCTGGACGGCACCACCGACATTACCCGCACCGTGGCGGTGGGCGAACCCAATGATGAAATGCGCAAACTGTTCACCCTGGTGCTGCGCGGCCATATCGATCTGGCCTGTGCCCGTTTTCCCGCCGGCACCGGCGGCCTGCAGCTGGACGCCCTGGCGCGCATGCCGCTGTGGCAACAAGGCTACAACTTCGATCACGGCACCGGCCACGGCGTGGGCCACTACCTCAGCGTACACGAAGGCCCCCAGCGCATTTCCCCCAAGGGCAGCACGGTGCCCCTGACCACCGGCATGATCGTCTCCAACGAGCCCGGCTATTACCGGGAAAACGCCTTTGGCATTCGTTGTGAGAACCTGGAAGTGGTGCAACCCGCCGAGACCGACGGTGATATTCCGGTATTTGAATTTGAGCACCTCACCCAGGTGCCCTTTGATCGCCGCCTGATCGACACCGCCTGGCTGGAAGCCCGACACATTGACTGGCTCAACGACTATCACGCCGGGGTATGGGAAAAGATCAGCCCGCAGCTGACCGGCGGCGACCTCACCTGGCTGGAGCGGGCGACCCGGCCGCTCTGAGAAACAGGGGAGCAGGGATGGTAGGTTGGAATGAGCGCAGCGAATTCCAACAATTCACAGCCGGCTGCGTGTTGTGGTTCGCTTCGCTCATCACAACCTACTCCTAATTCCCGGTTCCTGCTCTAATTTGCTGCCCTTTGCCCTAATTCGGTAAACTGCACCGAATCTTGCCGTTTAAGTATGGTCTTACGCGGCAACGCCATTAATCAGGTTCATTATGCAACTAGCCAATTATTACCGAAGCCTGCTGCAGCGCCTGCCGGCCCTGTCGGTGGATGCCGACAAGGTGCGCGCGCTGCACTCCGCCGCCGCCTTTCGAGAGCGGCTGCTGACGCTTATCGCCACAGCACAAACCCGCATCTGCCTGGTGGCACTCTATCTGCAGGACGACGACGCCGGCCGGGAAATTCTCACCGCCCTGCACCAGGCCAAGCAGGCCAATCCGACGCTGGACGTACGCCTTTACGTCGACTTTCACCGGGCCCAGCGCGGGCTTATCGGTCATGCCGGGCAGGGCGGCAACCACCTGATGTATCAGGAATTCGCCGAACGCTACGAACATCCCATCGCCATTCACGGGGTGCCGGTCAAGGGCCGGGAGCTGCTCGGCGTGCTGCACCTCAAGGGCTTTGTGTTTGACGACACCCTGCTCTATTCCGGCGCCAGCATCAACGACATTTACCTGCATCAGAACGGCCGCTACCGCTTTGATCGCTACCACGAAATCACCGACGCCGGCCTCGCCGACGCCATGCTGGATTATGTTGACCGGCTGTTTGCCCACAACCCGGCGGTGCCGGCCCTGAACCAGCCCGAGATCCCCACCGCGCGCCGGCTGCGCCAGCCCATTCGCCAGTTTCGTCATCGGCTGCGCCGGGGCCAGTATCAGTTCGAGCACCAGCCCCGCCAGCCCGGCGAGGTGGCGGTCACCCCGCTGGCCGGACTGGGCAAGCGCGGCAACAAGCTCAACCGGGCCATTCGCACCATGGTGCGGGGCACCAAAGAGAAGTTGTTTGTCTGCACCCCCTACTTCAACCTGCCCAAGTCCCTGGCCCGGGACATTCGCAGCCAGCTCAAAAAGGGCCGGGAAGTCACCCTGGTGATTGGTGACAAGACCGCCAACGACTTTTATATTCCGCCCGACGAGCCCTTTCGCACCATAGGCGGGTTACCCTACCTGTATGAAGCCAACCTGCGCCGCTTTGCCCGATCCAACCAAACTTTTATCTACCAGGGCAAACTCCACATCATGCTCTGGCGGCACGACCACAACTCCTATCACCTCAAGGGACTGTTTGTGGATGACGACCTGGCCATGATCACCGGCAACAACCTCAACCCCCGCGCCTGGGGGCTGGATCTGGAAAACGGCCTGCTGCTGCAGGATCCGGAGCACCGTCTGCGGGCCACCTTTGAGCAAGAAAAGGCCAACATTCTGCAACACTGCCGGCGGCTGACCCATTTCACCGAAATCGAGCAGCTCGGCGACTATCCTGAGCCGGTGCAGCGGCTGCTCAAGCGGGTGCAGCGCACCCAGGCCAATGTGCTGCTGAAACGCCTGCTCTGAATGACAGTGAGGGGTAAGCAGAAGGCAAGGAAACTGCCGCCACTGCGCTAACCCTGCTTTCGGCTTCGCGCTTCCAGCTTTCGGCGCTTGTTGCTATTCTTCTGTACATATTTACAGTGCAGGGCCGCCATGAATCTGGACAAAATGCCCCTCAGCCTGCTCAAGGGCGTGGGTGACAAAATGCAGGAAAAACTGCACCGGCTGGGGCTGGAAACGGTGCAGGATCTGCTGTTTCACCTGCCGTTGCGCTACGAAGACCGCACCCAAATCTGCCCGGTAGCCGAGCTGCGGCCGGGCATGCATGTGTCCGTGGTGGGCGAGGTGGTCGACAGCCACATCAGTTACGGCCGCAAGCGCATGCTGCTGTGCCGGCTGCGGGACGACAGCGGCACCCTCACTCTGCGCTTTTTCAACTTCGCCGCCGCCCAGAAAAACAGCCTCACCGCCGGCACCCGGCTGCGCGCCTTTGGGGAAATTCGCCCCGGTCATCACGGCCTGGAGATCATTCACCCCGAATACACCCTGCTGCAGGGCGACAACCCGATCAGCGTGGAAACCAGCCTGACGCCGGTTTACGGCACCACGGAAGGGCTGCGCCAGATAAGCCTGCGTCAGCTCACCGATCAGGCCCTTGCTTGGCTTGAGCAACAGCCGCTGACCGAGCTGCTGCCCGCCGGCCTTTATCGCCAGCAAATGCCCCTCAACGACGCCGTGCGCCTGCTGCACCGGCCGCCTCCGGACGTGGCGCAGGATCAACTCGAGCACGGGCAGCATCCGGCCCAGCAG from Oceanimonas doudoroffii includes these protein-coding regions:
- a CDS encoding aminopeptidase P family protein, yielding MTHAQRLANVRDDMRLQQLDAFIVPHDDEHLGEYIPPYAERLAWLTGFTGSAGAAVVLTGKAAVFVDGRYTVQVRHQCDAGLFEYRHLIQEPVLDYVLSELAAGSRVGFDPRLHSRGWFDAANKKLAARDLKLVPVGVNPIDKHWHDRPEPDIQPALLLSQDYSGQHSEAKRNRIAERLAANNIDAQLLTQAEPINWLLNIRGRDIPCLPAVLSFALLHNDGAVQLFAEPAKFNGLDLAGHSGHNVTLAPICELESALCALGQQGARVQLDPATANAWSSLVLEQAGAELVFADDPCMLPKACKNPVEVQGSRAAHLRDGAAVCRFLAWLDRRLAEPHPEREDEGTLADRLQALRAQAPEFVEASFSTISALGPNAAMCHYHHGNGTPRTLGQDAIYLVDSGGQYLDGTTDITRTVAVGEPNDEMRKLFTLVLRGHIDLACARFPAGTGGLQLDALARMPLWQQGYNFDHGTGHGVGHYLSVHEGPQRISPKGSTVPLTTGMIVSNEPGYYRENAFGIRCENLEVVQPAETDGDIPVFEFEHLTQVPFDRRLIDTAWLEARHIDWLNDYHAGVWEKISPQLTGGDLTWLERATRPL
- the pssA gene encoding CDP-diacylglycerol--serine O-phosphatidyltransferase; its protein translation is MQLANYYRSLLQRLPALSVDADKVRALHSAAAFRERLLTLIATAQTRICLVALYLQDDDAGREILTALHQAKQANPTLDVRLYVDFHRAQRGLIGHAGQGGNHLMYQEFAERYEHPIAIHGVPVKGRELLGVLHLKGFVFDDTLLYSGASINDIYLHQNGRYRFDRYHEITDAGLADAMLDYVDRLFAHNPAVPALNQPEIPTARRLRQPIRQFRHRLRRGQYQFEHQPRQPGEVAVTPLAGLGKRGNKLNRAIRTMVRGTKEKLFVCTPYFNLPKSLARDIRSQLKKGREVTLVIGDKTANDFYIPPDEPFRTIGGLPYLYEANLRRFARSNQTFIYQGKLHIMLWRHDHNSYHLKGLFVDDDLAMITGNNLNPRAWGLDLENGLLLQDPEHRLRATFEQEKANILQHCRRLTHFTEIEQLGDYPEPVQRLLKRVQRTQANVLLKRLL
- a CDS encoding DMT family transporter yields the protein MKNQKKAYLFGLGAVACWSTVASAFKLSLDYFDPAQLLLVATSSSLLLLLGLLARQGKLHLLGRTLKQRPGYYALLGLINPALYYLVLFQAYDLLPAQQAQTLNYTWAITLTLLAVPFLGQTIRRQDWVAIVLGYLGAMVIATKGNLLSLNFESPLGVALALGSTLLWAGYWILNTRNQADPLVTLTLSFLLGLPVIVLATAWLSDFALTAWQGWVGAIYVGLFEMGFAFVMWLLALRHAENTARISNLIFISPFASLVLLRLLVGEQIYPATLVGLVMIVTALLIQQWRPRGRFAKPSSAE